The proteins below are encoded in one region of Nocardioides marmorisolisilvae:
- a CDS encoding MlaE family ABC transporter permease, with protein sequence MAVSAASVVRGPGEIAAMVVDVTKAAFTTKFQAREFIEQAWFITSVTLMPTILVSIPFGAVISLQVGNLTGQLGAQSFAGATAVLAVVREAAPIAAALIIAGAAGSAICSDLGARKIREEIDAMEVLGVDPIARLVVPRVLATLFVALMINGIVIAAGIGGGYFFTVIVQGGSAGAFLSSFTALATLPDLYISMIKAGIFGFLAAVVGAYKGLNAGGGPSGVGRAVNESVIVAFMLLFLLNSILTAIYFQVVPQNGL encoded by the coding sequence GTGGCAGTCTCCGCTGCTTCTGTCGTTCGTGGGCCGGGGGAGATTGCCGCAATGGTGGTCGACGTCACCAAGGCGGCCTTCACTACGAAGTTCCAGGCCCGGGAGTTCATCGAGCAGGCCTGGTTCATCACCAGCGTGACGCTGATGCCCACCATCTTGGTGTCGATCCCGTTCGGTGCCGTCATCTCGCTGCAGGTGGGCAACCTGACCGGTCAGCTCGGAGCCCAGTCGTTCGCCGGCGCGACCGCGGTCCTCGCCGTGGTGCGCGAGGCGGCGCCGATCGCAGCGGCACTGATCATCGCCGGTGCCGCCGGCTCGGCGATCTGCTCGGACCTGGGGGCTCGGAAGATCCGTGAGGAGATCGACGCGATGGAGGTGCTCGGCGTCGACCCGATCGCCCGCCTGGTCGTGCCACGCGTGCTGGCCACCCTCTTCGTCGCGCTGATGATCAACGGAATCGTGATCGCCGCCGGCATCGGTGGCGGCTACTTCTTCACCGTCATCGTCCAGGGCGGCTCCGCCGGCGCGTTCCTATCGTCGTTCACCGCGCTTGCCACGCTCCCGGACCTCTACATCTCGATGATCAAGGCCGGGATCTTCGGCTTCCTGGCTGCGGTCGTCGGTGCCTACAAGGGCCTCAACGCCGGCGGCGGGCCCAGTGGTGTGGGGCGCGCCGTGAACGAGTCCGTGATCGTCGCGTTCATGCTGCTGTTCCTGCTCAACTCGATCCTGACGGCGATCTACTTCCAGGTCGTCCCGCAGAACGGGCTGTGA
- a CDS encoding MlaE family ABC transporter permease: protein MAQVTEVGAALVKEQRYRIEQYGDQLLFYAKALAWTPRAVRRYRREIWATLAEVAFGVGGLSVIAGTVGVIAFLAFFAGTEVGIQGYASLSQIGVAKFTAFISAYFNTREVAPLVSSIALAATVGCGYTARLGAMRISEEIDALEVMGIPSLPFLVTTRMIAAFLAVIPLYIVALCASYLSPRLITTLIYHQSPGTYDHYFIQFLPPGDVLWSFGKLIVLAVAIILIHCYYGYTASGGPAGVGMAVGRAIRTSIVTVVVADFFLSFAIWGSTTTVRITG, encoded by the coding sequence ATGGCACAGGTGACCGAGGTCGGCGCCGCCCTCGTCAAGGAGCAGCGCTACCGCATCGAGCAGTACGGCGACCAACTGCTCTTCTACGCCAAGGCACTGGCCTGGACCCCGCGAGCGGTGCGCCGGTACCGCCGCGAGATCTGGGCCACCCTGGCCGAGGTCGCGTTCGGGGTGGGTGGCCTGTCCGTGATCGCCGGCACCGTCGGCGTGATCGCGTTCCTGGCGTTCTTCGCCGGGACCGAGGTCGGCATCCAGGGCTACGCATCACTGAGCCAGATCGGCGTCGCGAAGTTCACCGCGTTCATCTCCGCCTACTTCAACACCCGTGAGGTGGCCCCGCTGGTGTCCTCGATCGCGCTGGCCGCGACCGTCGGCTGCGGCTACACCGCGCGCCTGGGTGCGATGCGGATCAGCGAGGAGATCGACGCCCTCGAGGTGATGGGCATCCCGTCGCTGCCGTTCCTGGTCACCACGCGGATGATCGCGGCGTTCCTCGCGGTGATCCCGCTCTACATCGTGGCGCTGTGCGCGTCGTACCTCTCGCCGCGGCTGATCACCACACTGATCTACCACCAGTCGCCAGGCACCTACGATCACTACTTCATCCAGTTCCTGCCACCCGGCGACGTGCTGTGGTCGTTCGGCAAGCTGATCGTGCTCGCGGTGGCCATCATCTTGATCCACTGCTACTACGGCTACACCGCGTCGGGTGGCCCGGCTGGCGTCGGGATGGCCGTCGGCAGGGCGATCCGGACCTCGATCGTCACTGTGGTTGTGGCCGACTTCTTCCTCAGCTTCGCCATCTGGGGCTCGACGACCACCGTGCGGATCACCGGATGA
- a CDS encoding ion channel: protein MSRTQNPLTQRLERHPSAALLLAQLLAVVLSPFFGDHGAGKAVLGVVSTLVVGTALYAVRRTPALTVVALCLGVPAILFVVLEAIHPHSDWIVLTNALLHAPFYFFVSYGLIRYLYDDDRVSTDELYAVGAAFTVVAWGFAYLYVAVQVVWPGSFSGPGPGPYSWFVLLFLSFSNLTSCGLSDVLPALGQARAVMIIEQVTGVLYIGMVISRLVGLAVRRSQVP from the coding sequence GTGTCCCGAACCCAGAACCCCCTCACCCAGCGCCTCGAGCGGCACCCCTCGGCGGCACTCCTGCTGGCCCAGCTGCTGGCCGTGGTCCTCAGTCCGTTCTTCGGCGACCACGGCGCGGGCAAGGCCGTCCTGGGAGTCGTGTCGACCCTGGTCGTCGGGACCGCACTCTACGCGGTACGGCGGACCCCGGCGCTCACCGTGGTCGCCCTCTGCCTCGGCGTGCCCGCGATCCTCTTCGTCGTCCTCGAGGCGATTCACCCGCACTCGGACTGGATCGTGTTGACCAACGCGCTTCTCCACGCGCCGTTCTACTTCTTCGTCTCCTACGGCCTGATCCGGTACCTCTATGACGACGACCGGGTCAGCACCGACGAGCTCTACGCGGTCGGCGCGGCCTTCACGGTGGTCGCCTGGGGCTTCGCCTACCTCTATGTCGCCGTGCAGGTGGTGTGGCCCGGTTCGTTCTCAGGTCCGGGTCCGGGTCCCTACTCGTGGTTCGTGCTGCTCTTCTTGTCGTTCTCGAACCTGACCAGCTGCGGGCTCTCCGACGTCCTGCCGGCGTTGGGCCAGGCGCGCGCGGTGATGATCATCGAGCAGGTGACCGGCGTCCTGTACATCGGAATGGTGATCTCCCGGTTGGTCGGCCTCGCCGTGCGGCGCAGCCAGGTGCCGTGA